Part of the Streptomyces sp. WMMC500 genome is shown below.
CGCTCCGCCAACGAACTGATCAACTCCGCCCTCGCGCCGTACCCCGACGACCTCGTCATCGCCACCAAGGTCTGGGCCGGCCGCGACCCGTCGGGCGCGTGGGCGTGGGCCGAGCCCGAGCAGATCCGCGGCCAGGTCGAGGAGAACCTGCGCCAGCTCGGCCGCGACCACCTCGACGTCGTCAACCTCCGCCTCCCGCCCAGCCGCCGCCGCGCGAACGGCTCGCTGGCCGACCACTTCGGCGCCCTCGCCGAGTGCCGCACGGCCGGCCTCGTCCGCCACCTCGGCGTCTCCAACGTCAGCGCGGACCAGCTCGCCGAGGCCCGGACGATCGCCCCGGTCGTCTGCGTCCAGAACGCCTTCGGCGTCGGCGCGGACGACGAGGAGCGGGCCCTGCTGCGTACCTGCGACGAACAGGGCGTCGCCTACGTGCCGTTCTTCGCCATCGCCGGCGAGGGCCGCGAGGCGGGCCCCTCTGGTACGGACACCGAGGAGGTCCGCGCCGCCGCCCGCGCCCACGGCCTGACCCCCGCGCAGATCCGCCTGGCCTGGACCCTCCACCAGGGCCCGCACGTCCTCGCCATCCCCGGCACGGGCAACCCCGACCACGTCACGGAGAACGTCGCCGCGGGCGCGGCCCGCCTCACCGACGAGGAGGCGGGGCTGCTCGGCTGAACGCGGCCCGGGGAGCGCCCGCTACGGCGCCTCCAGCGTCATGCTGAACGAGAACCGGTCGCCCCGGTAGCGGATCCGGGCCACGTCCACCACCCTGCCGCCGTCGTCGTACGAGACGCCCGTGTAGTGCAGGATCGGGCTCAGCAGCGGGACTCCCAGCAGCTCGACCGTCTCGGGGTCGGCGAGCGTGGCGGTCACCGTGTCCGTGATGCGGGCGATGCGGACTCCGGCGCGGTCGCGGAGGACCTTCGTCATCGGCCAGCGCTCCAGGTCCGCCGGGTCGATGCGGGCCGCCGCCTCCGGGTGCACGGTGTTGACGGCCCAGTTGGTGGGTTCGCCGGTCTCGCCGTCGTGGCGCAGGCGGCGGTACGTCACGGCCTCGGCGAGGTCCGGGAAGTAGTCGGCGAGGTCGGCGGGGACCGGGGCCGGTCCGTGGTCGAGGAGCTTCGTACGGTCCCCGGACTGCTGGGCGACGATCGCGTCGACCGAGCCCAGCAGCCGGACGGGCGCGGTGCGCCGGGCGGTCGCCTCGATGAAGGTGCCGCGGCGGCGGTGGCGCGTGATCAGGCCCTCCTCCTCCAGCTCCTTGAGGGCCTGGCGGAGGGTGAGCACGCTGACGCCGTAGTGCTCGGCGAGCCGTTCCTCCGTCGGCAGCCGCAGGGGCGCGTCCGGGGAGCGGCCGAGGATGGAGGCGCGCAGGGACTGCGAGACCTGGTACCACAGCGGCAGCTTGCGGTTGAGCTGGAGTGAGTCGGGCGCGAAGAGGCCGGTCATGCCCGGAATTCTTGCCGCAGCCCCCGCCACACGTCGTCGTAGCCCTGCTGCAGGTGGTCCGCGTCGCGTGCCTGCGGCGTGAGCGTGACCGGCCAGCGCGTCTCGAACATGAACGCCAGCCCGTCCTCGATCTTCTGGGGCTTCAGCTCCGCCGCCGAGGCCCGGTCGAAGGTCTCCTGGTCGGGGCCGTGCGCGGACATCATGTTGTGCAGCGAGCCGCCGCCGGGCACGAAGCCGCCGGGTCCGGCCGTCTTGGCGTCGTACGCGCCCTCGACGAGGCCCATGTACTCGCTCATCACGTTCCGGTGGAAGTACGGCGGCCGGAACGTGTCCTCGCCGACGAGCCAGCGCGGCGCGAAGACCACGAAGTCGACGCCCGCCAGGCCCGGGGTGTCCGAGGGCGAGGTGAGGACGGTGAAGACGGACGGGTCGGGGTGGTCGTAGCTGATGCTCCCGATGACGTTGAAGCGGTGCAGGTCGTAGACGTACGGGACGTGGTTGCCGTGCCAGGCGACGACGTCCAGCGGGGAGTGGTCGTACGTGGCCGTCCAGAGGTTGCCGCAGAACTTGCTGACGACCTCGACCGGGCCCGTCGTCTCCTCGTACGCCGCGACCGGGGCGAGGAAGTCGCGGGGGTTGGCCAGGCCGTTGGCGCCGATGGGGCCGAGGTCGGGGAGGACGAAGGGCCTGCCGTAGTTCTCGCAGACGTAGCCGCGCGCCGTGACCCCCGCGTCCAGCGGCTCGACGCGGAAGCGGACGCCGCGCGGGACGAGCGCGACGTGCCCCGGCTCGGCGCGCAGCAGGCCCAGTTCGGTGCGGAGCAGCAGGCCGCCGCGCTCGGGGACGACGAGGAGTTCGCCGTCGGCGTCGGAGAAGACGCGGGTCATGGGGGCGTTGGCGGCGTAGAGGTGGATGGCCATGCCGGTGCGCTGCGCGGCGTCGCCGTTGCCGCCGAGGGTCCACAGGCCGGCCACGAAGTCGGTGCCCGGCGGGGGTTCGGGCAGCGGGTCCCAGCGGAGCCGGTTGGGGTCGGGGACCGCCTCGGTGAACGGGGCGGAGCGCAGACCGCCGTTGTCCGCACGGACGAAGCGGGGGTGCGCGGCGGAGGGGCGGATGCGGTAGAGCCAGGAGCGCCGGTTGTGGGCGCGGGGCTCGGTGAACGCGGACCCGGACAACTGCTCGGCGTAGAGCCCGAGGGGGGCGCGCTGCGGGGAGTTGCGGCCGGTGGGCAGGGCGCCGGGGACGGCCTCGGTGCTGTGCTGGTTGCCGAAGCCGGAGAGGTACGACAGCCCCTCGGCGGTCTTGCGCGCCCGCTCGGCGCCCGCCTGCCCGTCGGGTGCCCGTTCCGCGCGTGCCTGTGCTGCGCTGCTGGTCATGGTGGTGTCGCCCGCCTTCCCTCACCATTCCTATGGAGGACCATAGGAATGGTCTCAGGTGTACGCCGCCGGCGCCACCCGGCCCCGCGTGACCCACCGCACTCCCGGCCGCCCTGGGCGCCGAAAACTACCGGCGCTAGTTTGGTGCCGTACGCACACCGCCGACCCACCGGGAGACGTACCGATGCAGGCTCACGACGGCATGTTCCTCGACGGCCGCTGGCGGCCCGCCGCCGGCGACGGCGTCATCGAGGTCGTCGACCCCGCCGACGAGCAGGTCATCGCCACCGTCCCGGCCGGCACCGCCGCCGACGTGGACGCCGCCGTCGCCGCCGCCCGCGCCGCGTTCCCCGACTGGGCGGCGACCCCGCCCGCCGAGCGGGCCGCGCGCGTTCGGGCGCTCAGCGACGCGCTCGCCGCCCGGGCGGAGGACGTCGCCGCGACGGTCACCGCGGAACTGGGCGCGCCGCTGACGTTCAGCCGGAAGGTGCACGCCACGGTGCCGGTCGCCGTCTCCGCCTCGTACGCGGACATCGGCGCCTCGTTCCCGTACGAGGAGAAGGCCGGCAACTCCACCGTCCTGCACGAGCCCGTGGGCGTCGTCGGCGCCATCACGCCGTGGAACTACCCGCTGCACCAGATCGTCGCCAAGGCCGCCCCGGCGCTCGCCGCCGGCTGCGCCGTGGTGCTCAAGCCCGCCGAGAACACCCCGCTGGTCGCCCGCCTCTTCGCGGAGGCCGTCGCCGCGGCCGGCTTCCCGCCCGGCGTCCTGGGCGTCGTCACCGGGCTCGGCGCCGAGGCCGGCCGCGCGCTGGTGGAGCACCCCGGCACCGACTTCCTGTCGTTCACCGGCTCCACCGCCGTCGGCCGGACCGTCGCCGCGGCGGCGGGCGCGGCGGTCAAGCCCGTGGCGCTGGAGCTGGGGGGCAAGTCCGCGAACGTCATCCTGCCGGGCGCCGACCTCGCCAGGGCCGTCAGCGTGGGCGTCGCGAACGTCATGGCCAACTCCGGCCAGTCCTGCAACGCCTGGACCCGGATGCTCGTCCACCGGGCCGCGTACGACCAGGCGCTCACCCTCGCCACCACCGCCGTCGCCAAGTACGCCCCCGGCGATCCCCGCGACCCCGCCACCCGCCTCGGCCCCGTCGTCAGCGCCGCCCAGCGCGACCGCGTCCGCGGCTACATCGAGCGGGGCACCGCCGAAGGCGCCGTGCTCCTCGCGGGCGGGCCCGAGGCGCCGGCGGGGCGGGGGCGGGGCTACTTCGTCCAGCCCACCGTCTTCGCCGACGTCACGCCGGAGATGACCATCGCGCAGGAGGAGATCTTCGGGCCGGTGCTCGCGATCATGCCGTACGAGGACGAGGACGACGCCCTGCGCATCGCCAACGGCACGGTCTACGGCCTCGCCGGCGCCGTGTGGGCGGGCGACGACGCGACGGCGGTGGCGTTCGCGCGGCGGATGGAGACCGGAACGGTCACCGTCAACGGCGGGAAGTTCGACCCGCTGGCGCCGTTCGGCGGCTACAAGCAGTCCGGCATCGGCCGCGAGCTGGGGGTGGCCGGGCTCACGGAGTTCCTGCACACCAAGTCGCTGCAGTTCTGACGTACGTACCCACGCACCCGAGACCCCCCGAGACGCCCCCGAGACGCCCCCGAGAGACGGAGCCACCGATGACCCGCGCCGCCGTCCTGCCCGCGATCGGCTCCCCGCTCGAACTCGCCGACATCGACATCCCCGCCCCCGGCCCCGGCCAGGTGCGCGTCCGGCTCGCCGCCGCCGGCGTCTGCCACTCCGACCTCTCCCTCGCCAACGGCACCCTGAGCCAGCCCGCGCCCGCGGTGCTCGGCCACGAGGGCGCCGGCACCGTCGTCGCGGTCGGCGAGGGCGTCACCGGCGTGGCCGCCGGCGACGAGGTGGTGCTCAACTGGGCCCCGTCCTGCGGCGCGTGCCACCACTGCCGGCTCGGCGAGCCGTGGCTGTGCGCCGCCGCCGGCGCCGCCGCGGCCGAGCCGTACGCCACCCGCGACGGCGCCGGGCTCTACCCGGGCCTGGGCACCGCCGCCTTCGCCGAGGAGACCGTCGTCCCCGCGCGCGCCGTGCTCCCCCTGCCCGCCGGGGTGCCGCTGGCCGACGGCGCGCTCCTCGGCTGCGCCGTACTCACCGGCTGGGGCGCCGTGCACCACGCCGCCGCGGTGCGGGCCGGGGAGTCGGTCGCCGTCTTCGGCGCCGGCGGTGTGGGGCTCGCCGTGCTGCAGGCCGCCAGGATCGCGGGCGCCGGGCCGCTCGTGGCGGTGGACGTGTCGCCGGCGAAGGAGGAGCTGGCCCGCGCCGCCGGGGCCACCGACTTCGTCCTCGCGGCGCCGGGCGGGGGGCGCGACACCGCGAAGCGGATCCGGACGCTGACGGCGGGGATCGGCGCCGACGTGGCGATCGAGTGCGCCGGCCGGGCGGAGTCGATCCGTGCCGCCTGGTCCTGCACGCGCCGCGGCGGGCGGACGACGGTCGTCGGCATCGGCGGGCAGGAGGACCGGGTGTCGTTCTCGGCGCTGGAGCTGTTCTACTTCGGCCGCACGCTCGCCGGTTGCGTCTACGGCAACAGCGACCCGGCCCGCGACCTGCCCGTCATCGCCGCCCACGTACGCACCGGGGAGCTGGACCTCGGCGGGCTCGTCACCGCTCGCATCGGGCTGGACGGCATCCCGGCGGCCTTCGAGGCGATGCTCGCGGGGCGCGGGGGCCGGGCGCTCGTGGTCTTCTGAGCGGACCGCCGCCTTCCGCACACCGTCAGCCGATTACTTGACGGACGTCCCGGCGGGCGGAAAGAAAGTGCCCTGACGATCAAGCTGCGACAACGCCCTTGTCTTCACTTCTTGGAGGCACCTGGGCCGCCGGATGTGCTTTCGGTCAACTCCCCCGGGCTTTTGACTCTTGGTGGATAAAGTTTGTTTGCGGTTGAGTCGAAGCAGTTCCCAGGGTGAGGAAAAGAAGTTAACTTGTTGCGGACCGGTCAACCGGGACGGCGTCGTCACCCCCTCACTCGGACGCCGCCGCCCCGTGGCGCGACGGCGCGCGCCTGTGCAACCCCCCACCGACCCTCTCCCCGGAGGCAACGCGTGCACAGGAAACTCAGAAAGGTCATCGCCGCATTGTCAGGCGGCCTGCTCGTGACATCGGGCGTGGTCGCGCTTACCGTCAGCCAGACGGCCACGGCCGCCCCGCCCGCGGCCGCGGCCGCGGAGTTCCGGCAGGTGGAGCTGGCCAAGGGCGTGCCCGAGATGGGCGAGCCCATGTCGCTGGCCGTGCTGCCGGACCGGTCGGTGCTGCACACCGCGCGCGACGGCACGGTGCGCCTGACCAACGCGAACGGCGACACCAGCGTCGCGGGCAAGCTCTCCGTCTACTCCAACGACGAGGAGGGCCTGCAGGGCGTCGCCGCCGACCCGGGCTTCGCGCAGAACCGCTTCGTCTACCTCTTCTACGCCCCGCCCCTGAACACCCCCGGCGGCGGCGCCCCCGAGACGGGCACCCCCGCCGACTTCGCGCCCTTCGACGGCGTCAACCGGCTCTCCCGGTTCGTCCTCGGCGAGAACGGCACGCTGGACATGGGCAGCGAGGTCACCGTGCTGGAGGTCCCCACCTCCCGCGGGCAGTGCTGCCACGTGGGCGGTGACATCGACTTCGACGCCGAGGGCAATCTCTACCTGTCCACCGGCGACGACACCAACCCGTTCGCCTCGGACGGCTACACGCCCATCGACGAGCGCGGCAACCGCAACCCCGCGTTCGACGCCCAGCGCTCCTCCGCCAACACCAACGACCTGCGCGGCAAGGTGCTGCGGATCAAGGTCAACGCGGACGGCTCGTACGACATCCCCGACGGCAACCTCTTCGCCCCCGGCACGGAGAAGACAAAGCCCGAGATCTACGCCATGGGCTTTCGCAACCCGTTCCGGATGAGCGTCGACAAGGCCACGGGAGTCGTCTACCTCGGCGACTACGGCCCCGACGCCGGATCGGCCAGCGGCACCCGCGGCCCCGGCGGCCAGGTCGAGTTCAACCGCATCACCGAGCCCGGTAACTTCGGCTGGCCGTACTGCACCGGCGACAACGACGCCTACGTCGACTACGACTTCGGCAACGGCTCCTCCGGCGGCGCCTTCAACTGCGGCGCTCCGGTCAACAACTCGCCGCACAACACCGGCCTGACCGAGCTGCCGCCGGCCCAGGCCGCCTGGATCCCCTACGACGGCAACTCCGTCCCCGAGTTCGGCAACGGCTCCGAATCCCCGATGGGCGGCCCCGTCTACAACTACGACGCCGGTCTCGACTCGGCCGTGAAGTTCCCCGAGGAGTTCGACGGGGACTACTTCGCCGGCGAGTTCGGCCGCCGCTGGATCAAGAACATCAAGGTCGACGGCTCCGGCGGGGTCGAGTCCATCAACGCCTTCCCCTGGTCCGGCACGCAGGTGATGGACATGGCCTTCGGGCCCGACGGGGCGCTGTACGTCCTGGACTACGGCACCGGCTTCGGCAGCGGCGACGCCTCCAGCGCGCTCTACCGCATCGAGAACGTGCCGGCAGGGCAGGCGGGCGGCGCCTCGGCCGGTGAAGAGCCCAAGGTGGTGAAGGCCGGCGGCGCGGACAGCGGCACGCCGAAGGCCGAGAGCGCGGCCACGGTGGAGCTGAAGCTCCCCGGCGACGGGCAGCTCTTCGAGTTCGGCGACGCCGTGGACTTCGAGATCGAGGTGACCGACCCCGACGGCGGTGAGGTCGACTGCTCGAAGGTGACGCTCGACTACCTCCTGGGCCACGACTCGCACGCCCACCACCTCGCCTCCGCCTCGGGCTGCTCCGGCACCCTGCAGACGCCCACGGACGGCGGGCACGACGTGAGCGCCAACATCTTCGGCGTCTTCACCGCCAAGTACACGGACGCGGACGGCACGATCGTCACCGACCAGCACCTCGCGCAGCCCCGGCACCGGCAGGCGGAGCACTTCAAGACCACCGAGGGCGTCGAGGTCGAGGAGGCCGAGTCGGCGGAGGGCGGCACGCGGGCCGGCGGCATCGACGACGGCGACTGGATCGCGTTCTCCCCGTACCTGCTCCAGGACGGCGACTTCACCGCCCGCGTGGCCGCGGAGGCGGCGGGCGGCAGCATCGAGGTCCGCGCCGACGCACCGGACGGGACGCTGCTCGGCACGGTCGACGTGCCGGCGACGGGGGGCGCGGACACGTACGAGGACGTGACCACCACGCTGGCCGACGCGCCGGCCGAGACCACGACGCTCCACCTGGTCTTCACGGGCGCGGCCGACGCGCCCTTCACCGTCGACTCCTTCACCATCGGCTCCGGAGGCGAACAGTGACCGACAACATGAAGCGGCGGGCCCGGCGGCTCGCCGTCCCGGCCGCGGCGTGCGCGCTGCTGTGCGCGGCGGCGGTGCCGATGACCGGCGCGACGGCGTCGCCGGCACCCGAACCTCCGGCCGCGCCCGCCGCCGAAGCGGCCCCCTTCGACGTGCTGGTCTTCTCCAAGACGGCCGGCTTCCGGCACGACTCGATCGACGAGGGCGTCGCGGCGCTCACCCAACTGGGCACCGAGAACGACTTCACCGTCACGGCCACGGAGGACGCCGGGGCGTTCACGGCGGAGAACCTCGCGCAGTACGAGACGGTCGTCTTCCTGCACACGACGGGCGACGTGCTCGACGCGGCGCAGCAGACCGCGTTCGAGGGCTACGTCACGGGCGGCGGCGGCTACATGGGCATCCACGCGGCCGCTGACACCGAGTACGACTGGCCGTTCTACGGCGAGCTGGTCGGCGCCTGGTTCGCCTCCCACCCGCACATCCAGGAGGCCACGGTGCAGGTGGAGGACCACGCGCACGACGCCACCGCGCACCTGGACGACCAGTGGGTCCGTAACGACGAGTGGTACGACTACCGGGCCAACCCGCGCGGCACCGCGCACGTGCTGGCCACGCTCGACGAGTCGACCTACGACGGCGGGCAGATGGGCGAGGACCACCCCATCGCCTGGTGCCAGGAGTACGAGGGCGGCCGGTCGTTCTACACCGGCGGCGGCCACACCGCCGAGTCGTTCGCCGAGCCCGACTTCGTACGCCACCTCCTCGGCGGCGTCCGCTGGTCGGCCGGCGCGGTGGAGGCGGACTGCGCCTGAGCCCCTGTCCCCGAGACCCGTCGTCGCCGCGAGGGGCGGCGACGACGGACCGGCCCCCGGGCCGGCACGGCGAACGGGTGGCACGCCGACCACCCCACCGCCGAACCCAGGTGCCCGGCCGTCCCGGCCGGGCACCTGGTCCGTCCCTCAGACGTCCTGGATCCGGCGCCAGGGCCGGTCGGCCTCCAGCGCGAAGGCCAGCTCCAGCAGCGTGCGTTCGTCGCCGTGGGCCGCCGAGAGCATCACGCCGACCGGCATGCCGCCCGCGGGTGCCGGGTCGGTGGCGGGGGCGGGCAGTGAGACGGCCGGGCTGCCGTTGATGTTGTTGATCGGCGTGAAGGCCACGTACGCGCGCAGGCGGTTCAGCAGTTCCTCGTACGGGACGTTGGGCGACAGGTGTCCCAGGCGCGGGGTGGTGTGCGCGAGGACCGGGGAGAGCAGCACGTCGTAGCGGGTGAGCGCGGCGTCGTACGCCTCGTCCGCCGCGCGGCGCAGGCGGCGCAGGAACGCCGGGGTGGTGTGCATCCGGCGCAGGTACGTCGCCCGCAGGCCCTTGCTGAGCCCGTCCATCCGGCGGCCGTCGAAGTGCCGGTCGTACACGAACCGGCCGCCGGCGCCGGCGAGGAAGGCGAGCAGACCCCAGTAGGAGATGAAGTCCTGCTCGAACCGGCCGTCGAGCGGCAGCGCGTACGGCTCGACCGCGTGCCCCTGCCCCTCCAGCGCCGTGGCGACCGCGGCCACCGCCGCGCGCGTGGCGGCGTCGGTCGGGGCGCCGGTCGGCGACTCCGCCACCAGGCCGATGCGCAGGCGGCGCGAGCCCGGGCCCTCGACCAGGCCGAGCGGGGGCATGCGCGGGTTGCGCCAGTGCCGTTCGGCCGCGGCGAGGAACGCGGCGGTGTCGCGCACGGACCGGCTCAGGACGCCGTCGCCGACCATGTCGATGGGCAGCCGGCGGCCCGTCTCGTTGGCGACGACCCGGCCCCGGGTCGGCTTGAGGCCGACGAGCCCGCAGCACGCGGCGGGGATGCGGATGGAGCCGCCGCCGTCGTTGGCGTGCGCGATCGGCACGGCGCCCGAGGCGACGAGCGCGGCGCTGCCCCCGGAGGAGCCGCCGGGGGAGTAGGAGGGGTGCCAGGGGTTGCGGACCGGCTCGTCGTTCTCGTACTCCGTGCTGGCGTTGAAGCCGAACTCCGGCAGCCGGGTCTTGCCGAGGAACGTCATGCCGGTGCTGAGGAACTGGCGTGTGAACGGCGCGTGCCGCGGCGCGGTGCGCGGGGTGAAGGCGGCGCTGCCGTGGCCGGTGGGCAGGCCCCCGTAGTCGGTGTTGTCCTTGAGCAGGGTGGGCACGCCGGCCAGCGGGCCGGTGGCCGCGCCGTCCCGCTCGTACGTGTCATAGGCGGGGACGGCGACGGCGTGCAGCTCGGGCTCGACGAGGCGGATGCGCTCGACGGCGGCGCGGGCCAGCTCACCGGCGCCGACCTCGCCGGCGCGGACGAGGGCGGCGAGGGCGACCGCGTCGTGCGCGCCGAGGGCGTCGTCACGGAAGGCGTGGACGCGCGCACGGTCCGCGGGCGTGCCGTCCGCGGGCGCCGCCGCGTCGCGCGCGCGGGCACCGGCGCCCGGGCCGCCGCGCCCGGCCGGCGCGCCGCGCTTCCCGGCGGCCGTGCCGCGCTTGCTGTCCGCGGCGCCGCGTGCGCGCGCGGCCGGGCCG
Proteins encoded:
- a CDS encoding aldo/keto reductase codes for the protein MTPGTITADAAGTWRLGDLTVHRLGFGAMRLPAAAEPAAGGRARAHAVLRRAVELGVNHIDTAAFYFSPYRSANELINSALAPYPDDLVIATKVWAGRDPSGAWAWAEPEQIRGQVEENLRQLGRDHLDVVNLRLPPSRRRANGSLADHFGALAECRTAGLVRHLGVSNVSADQLAEARTIAPVVCVQNAFGVGADDEERALLRTCDEQGVAYVPFFAIAGEGREAGPSGTDTEEVRAAARAHGLTPAQIRLAWTLHQGPHVLAIPGTGNPDHVTENVAAGAARLTDEEAGLLG
- a CDS encoding GntR family transcriptional regulator; translated protein: MTGLFAPDSLQLNRKLPLWYQVSQSLRASILGRSPDAPLRLPTEERLAEHYGVSVLTLRQALKELEEEGLITRHRRRGTFIEATARRTAPVRLLGSVDAIVAQQSGDRTKLLDHGPAPVPADLADYFPDLAEAVTYRRLRHDGETGEPTNWAVNTVHPEAAARIDPADLERWPMTKVLRDRAGVRIARITDTVTATLADPETVELLGVPLLSPILHYTGVSYDDGGRVVDVARIRYRGDRFSFSMTLEAP
- the hmgA gene encoding homogentisate 1,2-dioxygenase, whose product is MTSSAAQARAERAPDGQAGAERARKTAEGLSYLSGFGNQHSTEAVPGALPTGRNSPQRAPLGLYAEQLSGSAFTEPRAHNRRSWLYRIRPSAAHPRFVRADNGGLRSAPFTEAVPDPNRLRWDPLPEPPPGTDFVAGLWTLGGNGDAAQRTGMAIHLYAANAPMTRVFSDADGELLVVPERGGLLLRTELGLLRAEPGHVALVPRGVRFRVEPLDAGVTARGYVCENYGRPFVLPDLGPIGANGLANPRDFLAPVAAYEETTGPVEVVSKFCGNLWTATYDHSPLDVVAWHGNHVPYVYDLHRFNVIGSISYDHPDPSVFTVLTSPSDTPGLAGVDFVVFAPRWLVGEDTFRPPYFHRNVMSEYMGLVEGAYDAKTAGPGGFVPGGGSLHNMMSAHGPDQETFDRASAAELKPQKIEDGLAFMFETRWPVTLTPQARDADHLQQGYDDVWRGLRQEFRA
- a CDS encoding aldehyde dehydrogenase family protein yields the protein MQAHDGMFLDGRWRPAAGDGVIEVVDPADEQVIATVPAGTAADVDAAVAAARAAFPDWAATPPAERAARVRALSDALAARAEDVAATVTAELGAPLTFSRKVHATVPVAVSASYADIGASFPYEEKAGNSTVLHEPVGVVGAITPWNYPLHQIVAKAAPALAAGCAVVLKPAENTPLVARLFAEAVAAAGFPPGVLGVVTGLGAEAGRALVEHPGTDFLSFTGSTAVGRTVAAAAGAAVKPVALELGGKSANVILPGADLARAVSVGVANVMANSGQSCNAWTRMLVHRAAYDQALTLATTAVAKYAPGDPRDPATRLGPVVSAAQRDRVRGYIERGTAEGAVLLAGGPEAPAGRGRGYFVQPTVFADVTPEMTIAQEEIFGPVLAIMPYEDEDDALRIANGTVYGLAGAVWAGDDATAVAFARRMETGTVTVNGGKFDPLAPFGGYKQSGIGRELGVAGLTEFLHTKSLQF
- a CDS encoding Zn-dependent alcohol dehydrogenase, which gives rise to MTRAAVLPAIGSPLELADIDIPAPGPGQVRVRLAAAGVCHSDLSLANGTLSQPAPAVLGHEGAGTVVAVGEGVTGVAAGDEVVLNWAPSCGACHHCRLGEPWLCAAAGAAAAEPYATRDGAGLYPGLGTAAFAEETVVPARAVLPLPAGVPLADGALLGCAVLTGWGAVHHAAAVRAGESVAVFGAGGVGLAVLQAARIAGAGPLVAVDVSPAKEELARAAGATDFVLAAPGGGRDTAKRIRTLTAGIGADVAIECAGRAESIRAAWSCTRRGGRTTVVGIGGQEDRVSFSALELFYFGRTLAGCVYGNSDPARDLPVIAAHVRTGELDLGGLVTARIGLDGIPAAFEAMLAGRGGRALVVF
- a CDS encoding PQQ-dependent sugar dehydrogenase; amino-acid sequence: MTSGVVALTVSQTATAAPPAAAAAEFRQVELAKGVPEMGEPMSLAVLPDRSVLHTARDGTVRLTNANGDTSVAGKLSVYSNDEEGLQGVAADPGFAQNRFVYLFYAPPLNTPGGGAPETGTPADFAPFDGVNRLSRFVLGENGTLDMGSEVTVLEVPTSRGQCCHVGGDIDFDAEGNLYLSTGDDTNPFASDGYTPIDERGNRNPAFDAQRSSANTNDLRGKVLRIKVNADGSYDIPDGNLFAPGTEKTKPEIYAMGFRNPFRMSVDKATGVVYLGDYGPDAGSASGTRGPGGQVEFNRITEPGNFGWPYCTGDNDAYVDYDFGNGSSGGAFNCGAPVNNSPHNTGLTELPPAQAAWIPYDGNSVPEFGNGSESPMGGPVYNYDAGLDSAVKFPEEFDGDYFAGEFGRRWIKNIKVDGSGGVESINAFPWSGTQVMDMAFGPDGALYVLDYGTGFGSGDASSALYRIENVPAGQAGGASAGEEPKVVKAGGADSGTPKAESAATVELKLPGDGQLFEFGDAVDFEIEVTDPDGGEVDCSKVTLDYLLGHDSHAHHLASASGCSGTLQTPTDGGHDVSANIFGVFTAKYTDADGTIVTDQHLAQPRHRQAEHFKTTEGVEVEEAESAEGGTRAGGIDDGDWIAFSPYLLQDGDFTARVAAEAAGGSIEVRADAPDGTLLGTVDVPATGGADTYEDVTTTLADAPAETTTLHLVFTGAADAPFTVDSFTIGSGGEQ
- a CDS encoding ThuA domain-containing protein, producing the protein MKRRARRLAVPAAACALLCAAAVPMTGATASPAPEPPAAPAAEAAPFDVLVFSKTAGFRHDSIDEGVAALTQLGTENDFTVTATEDAGAFTAENLAQYETVVFLHTTGDVLDAAQQTAFEGYVTGGGGYMGIHAAADTEYDWPFYGELVGAWFASHPHIQEATVQVEDHAHDATAHLDDQWVRNDEWYDYRANPRGTAHVLATLDESTYDGGQMGEDHPIAWCQEYEGGRSFYTGGGHTAESFAEPDFVRHLLGGVRWSAGAVEADCA
- a CDS encoding amidase encodes the protein MTDDVTEDRQDGPAARARGAADSKRGTAAGKRGAPAGRGGPGAGARARDAAAPADGTPADRARVHAFRDDALGAHDAVALAALVRAGEVGAGELARAAVERIRLVEPELHAVAVPAYDTYERDGAATGPLAGVPTLLKDNTDYGGLPTGHGSAAFTPRTAPRHAPFTRQFLSTGMTFLGKTRLPEFGFNASTEYENDEPVRNPWHPSYSPGGSSGGSAALVASGAVPIAHANDGGGSIRIPAACCGLVGLKPTRGRVVANETGRRLPIDMVGDGVLSRSVRDTAAFLAAAERHWRNPRMPPLGLVEGPGSRRLRIGLVAESPTGAPTDAATRAAVAAVATALEGQGHAVEPYALPLDGRFEQDFISYWGLLAFLAGAGGRFVYDRHFDGRRMDGLSKGLRATYLRRMHTTPAFLRRLRRAADEAYDAALTRYDVLLSPVLAHTTPRLGHLSPNVPYEELLNRLRAYVAFTPINNINGSPAVSLPAPATDPAPAGGMPVGVMLSAAHGDERTLLELAFALEADRPWRRIQDV